From the genome of Miscanthus floridulus cultivar M001 chromosome 10, ASM1932011v1, whole genome shotgun sequence, one region includes:
- the LOC136484853 gene encoding glutathione S-transferase zeta class-like, translating to MASDDSSNVPLQELTGAAAATAAVVPPVKSPKLKLYSFWRSSCSQRVRIALNLKGLEYEYKPVNLLANEQSDPEFERLNPIKYVPALVDGEMIVADSFAILLYLEDKYPQYPLLPQDPKKRALNIQIASIVGSSIQPLQNYPVWNFIEEKLDSNEAIKWTQHHINRGFTALEKLLKGCNTKYATGNEIQLADVFLEPQIYGGIKRFGIDMSVYPVLARLHEAYLEHPVFLAALPEKQPDAPSL from the exons ATGGCGTCCGATGATTCATCCAACGTGCCACTACAG GAGCTCACCGGAGCGGCAGCCGCGACGGCGGCAGTGGTGCCGCCGGTGAAGAGCCCCAAGCTGAAGCTCTACTCGTTCTGGCGAAGCTCATGCTCGCAGCGCGTCCGCATAGCCCTTAATCTCAAAG GACTGGAGTACGAGTATAAGCCGGTGAATCTCCTCGCAAACGAGCAGTCAGATCCAG AGTTTGAGAGGCTGAACCCAATCAAGTATGTTCCGGCATTGGTCGATGGCGAAATGATTGTCGCAGATTCGTTTGCAATCTTGCTG TACCTAGAGGACAAGTACCCCCAGTATCCTCTGCTACCACAGGACCCCAAAAAGAGAGCACTGAATATCCAG ATTGCAAGCATCGTGGGTTCAAGCATCCAGCCACTACAAAACTATCCTGTCTGG AATTTCATCGAGGAGAAGTTAGACTCAAACGAAGCAATTAAGTGGACACAGCATCACATCAATAGGGGCTTCACAG CTCTTGAGAAGTTGTTGAAAGGATGCAACACCAAATATGCCACAGGAAACGAAATCCAGCTG GCAGATGTATTTCTGGAACCACAGATATACGGTGGAATTAAGCGCTTTGGAATTGATATG TCAGTTTACCCAGTCCTGGCGAGGCTCCATGAAGCGTACCTGGAACATCCTGTCTTCTTGGCTGCATTGCCAGAGAAGCAACCAGACGCACCTTCCCTCTGA